Proteins co-encoded in one Papaver somniferum cultivar HN1 chromosome 5, ASM357369v1, whole genome shotgun sequence genomic window:
- the LOC113281711 gene encoding protein ABCI7, chloroplastic-like: MAAAASSSTFPPPCHHLPQLHQNHTKSLSSLFKPKSRTTKFSVRPLSISPKASLSDPFVLQIAETLEDSNSSSSLKQSPILQKLRESSSESILSLSWPTRKDEPFRFTDTSFIKNSQISSISADPESNLVDFESDGGDDTQTPNIVIVDGQIVNSLSKLDELPDNVYVGSILGIDSDEIREEVMKFVSNFEDKDLFWSLNGIGAPDVTIVYVPSDCVVEKPLHFRFYSHETSEIGSSNLPMSNPRVLVLVEKGGEVGIVEEYLGGAEDKCYWVNSVMEVLIGEGGKVSHTYVQQQAPSAAHFKWTSVRQESSSTYKLVEVSSGGKLSRHNLQIQQVGPDTITELSTFHICVRDQTQDLHSKLILDHPRGVAEQRHKCIAAHPRSQVVFDGNIKVNRLAQQTDAAQLSRTLLLEDSATVNMMPNLQIIANDVSCSHGATVCDVDDDQLFYLLTRGIDLATARKSLIFAFGTEVMSRLPCDSLQKKVERHIQRLLDPTPS; this comes from the exons AtggctgctgctgcttcttcttcgaCATTTCCACCACCATGTCACCACCTTCCTCAGCTTCATCAAAACCACACTAAATCCCTTTCTTCTCTTTTTAAACCCAAATCTCGAACCACCAAATTCTCAGTCCGACCTCTATCAATTTCACCAAAAGCATCTCTTTCTGACCCATTCGTCCTTCAAATCGCTGAGACACTTGAAGATTCAAATTCATCCTCATCTTTAAAACAATCCCCAATTCTTCAAAAACTAAGAGAATCTTCTTCTGAATCTATTCTATCTTTATCTTGGCCTACTCGTAAAGATGAACCTTTTCGATTCACTGATACTTCTTTCATTAAGAACTCCCAGATATCTTCGATTTCAGCGGACCCAGAATCAAATCTCGTCGATTTTGAATCAGATGGGGGTGATGATACTCAAACCCCAAATATCGTCATAGTTGATGGTCAAATTGTCAATTCTCTGTCTAAACTTGATGAACTACCTGATAATGTCTACGTTGGGAGTATTTTGGGTATTGATTCAGATGAAATTAGGGAAGAAGTTATGAAATTTGTGTCAAATTTTGAAGATAAAgatttgttttggtctttgaatGGAATTGGAGCACCTGATGTTACTATTGTATATGTTCCATCTGATTGTGTTGTTGAAAAACCATTGCACTTTAGGTTTTATTCACATGAAACAAGTGAAATTGGTTCCAGTAATTTGCCCATGTCCAAtcctagggttttggtgttggtaGAGAAAGGAGGTGAAGTTGGGATTGTGGAGGAGTATTTGGGTGGGGCTGAAGATAAGTGTTACTGGGTTAATTCAGTAATGGAAGTTTTGATTGGTGAAGGTGGGAAGGTTTCACATACTTATGTACAGCAACAAGCTCCAAGTGCTGCCCATTTCAAGTGGACTTCGGTTCGCCAG GAATCCTCTAGTACGTACAAGCTTGTAGAGGTAAGTTCTGGTGGGAAATTGAGTAGGCATAATCTTCAAATTCAACAAGTAGGCCCTGATACAATAACAGAATTGAGCACCTTTCACATATGTGTACGTGATCAAACACAAGATCTTCATAGCAAATTAATTCTGGACCATCCAAGAGGTGTTGCTGAACAACGTCATAAATGCATTGCGGCTCATCCACGGAGCCAAGTTGTGTTTGATGGTAACATTAAAGTTAACAG ACTTGCGCAACAGACAGATGCTGCCCAGCTCTCAAGAACCCTCCTACTTGAGGATAGTGCAACCGTGAATATGATGCCAAATCTACAAATAATTGCAAATGACGTTAGCTGCTCTCATGGAGCTACAGTCTGTGATGTCGATGATGATCAGCTATTCTACTTACTTACTCGTGGCATTGACTTAGCGACAGCAAGAAAGTCCTTAATTTTTGCCTTTGGAACTGAGGTGATGTCACGTTTGCCTTGTGATTCACTTCAGAAGAAGGTGGAGAGACACATTCAGAGATTGCTAGACCCTACTCCATCATAA
- the LOC113281709 gene encoding vesicle transport v-SNARE 11-like produces the protein MSEVFEGYERQYCELSANIAKKCAAAGLLDGEQKKQKVSDVKAGLEDAEALIRKMDLEARSLQPSIKAMLLAKLREYKSDLNNLKTDVKRITSASLNAAARDDLLESGMADTKMVSADQRGRLMMSTERLNQSSDRIKESRRTMLETEELGVSILQDLHQQRQSLLHANTTLHGVDDNIGKSKKILTAMTRRMSRNKWIISSLVAALVLAILIILYFKLAH, from the exons ATGAGTGAGGTATTTGAAGGTTATGAAAGACAATACTGTGAGCTCTCTGCTAATATAGCCAAGAAATGTGCCGCTGCTGGTCTTCTTGATGGAG AGCAGAAGAAGCAAAAGGTTTCTGATGTAAAAGCTGGTTTGGAAGATGCCGAGGCTTTG ATCAGAAAAATGGACCTCGAAGCTAGAAGTTTACAGCCAAGTATAAAGGCTATGCTCCTCGCTAAGCTAAGGGAATACAAATCTGATCTCAATAATTTGAAAACTGACGTAAAAAGGATCACATCAGCTAGTCTTAATGCAGCTGCAAGGGATGACTTGTTGGAATCAGGAATGGCAGATACAAAGATG GTGTCTGCCGATCAAAGAGGAAGGTTGATGATGTCCACTGAAAGATTGAATCAATCAAGTGATAGAATTAAGGAAAGTAGAAGAACCATGCTGGAGACAGAAGAGCTTGGTGTCTCTATCCTTCAGGATTTACATCAACAGCGCCAGTCTCTCCTCCACGCAAATACCACG CTTCATGGGGTGGATGACAACATCGGCAAGAGTAAGAAAATCCTGACAGCCATGACAAGAAGGATGAGCAGGAACAAATGGATCATCAGCAGTCTTGTTGCAGCTTTGGTCTTGGCGATCCTCATAATCCTTTACTTCAAGCTTGCTCACTAG